GGAAGAGCAGCAAGTTCGAGGTTTGACTGAGGAGTCACAAGAATACCGCCAGCAGTGATAAGTTTGTTGTCGCCAACAACTTTAACTGGAACAGAAGTCTTAACAGCTACATCCATGTCCGGAGCGTAGAATTCAACGTGTACGAAGTGCTGTTGGTTAGTGGTACGGAGAACTTCGCGAAGAAGAACTTCGTGCTTTGTGCCATCAACATCGAGTTCGATGATGTTAGTAGTACCAGCTGCTTTAATAGCAACTTGAAGATCTTTTTGAGCGATCTGGATATTTACGTTTTCGATTTTGCGACCTTGGAGGTTGCCTGGGATGATAGCTTCTCTACGAAGTTTCTTTGATTTTTTG
The Lentisphaera araneosa HTCC2155 genome window above contains:
- a CDS encoding 50S ribosomal protein L25, with amino-acid sequence MSITLKAAKREIVGKKSKKLRREAIIPGNLQGRKIENVNIQIAQKDLQVAIKAAGTTNIIELDVDGTKHEVLLREVLRTTNQQHFVHVEFYAPDMDVAVKTSVPVKVVGDNKLITAGGILVTPQSNLELAALPKALPEFIEVDISSLQSFSDVITVASLPAIENVEYLSAPGTALAYIAETRATRSAAADEKEAVAE